In Mytilus edulis chromosome 7, xbMytEdul2.2, whole genome shotgun sequence, a single genomic region encodes these proteins:
- the LOC139483451 gene encoding transcriptional regulator ATRX homolog, whose protein sequence is MHKEPEPRERKKGKDRASETQAKRKISKTSKNEDDEQRKGSDFKKSSSHSSDTIYNNKYSYDKSSDRSSREEKPVEKKKTPPPTSMNFNHVNDFIKVAEQKSQDPVKIEVIKKNKKQEERLFTKREEATPTEYQEYLKSKKMRRETEIEERNTVDVKREKQIFNSLKSKSTSNLVTKSANSSQTTVRKNPYSEKIVTKSSSPVLSLSKPSPSNKSGKSMSSSSIPSKPFTKQFKLHSATYSQRNSDSNPAKKIKREHTVKETISQEHQKKSNSAKRSNSEDVRENVLVCVPPKNKQLVSSNPPEGIYGEIKENQPTKPGI, encoded by the coding sequence ATGCATAAAGAACCGGAACCCAGAGAAAGAAAAAAGGGTAAGGACAGAGCATCTGAAACTCAGGCAAAGAGAAAAATATCTAAAACTTCTAAAAATGAAGATGATGAACAAAGGAAAGGTTCTGATTTTAAGAAATCTTCTAGTCATTCCAGTGATACTATATACAATAATAAATATAGTTATGATAAAAGTTCAGACAGATCTTCAAGGGAGGAGAAACCTGTTGAGAAGAAAAAAACTCCACCACCAACATCAATgaattttaatcatgttaatgatttCATAAAAGTTGCTGAACAAAAATCCCAAGATCCTGTCAAAATtgaagtaattaaaaaaaacaaaaaacaagaggAACGATTATTTACTAAAAGAGAGGAGGCAACTCCAACAGAATATCAAGAATATTTGAAAAGTAAGAAAATGAGAAGAGAGACTGAAATTGAAGAGAGAAATACTGTGGATGTTAAAAGAGAAAAGCAAATctttaattcattaaaaagtaAATCCACTTCAAATTTAGTGACAAAATCAGCAAATTCTTCACAAACTACTGTACGGAAAAATCCTTATTCAGAAAAAATAGTGACTAAATCTTCGTCGCCTGTGCTTAGTTTATCTAAACCGTCACCAAGTAACAAGTCAGGTAAATCAATGTCATCTTCTTCAATTCCCTCAAAACCTTTTACTAAACAGTTCAAACTACACTCAGCAACATATTCTCAACGCAATTCAGACTCAAATCCAGCAAAGAAAATAAAACGCGAACATACAGTAAAAGAAACAATTTCCCAGGAGCATCAGAAGAAATCAAATAGTGCTAAAAGAAGTAATTCTGAAGATGTACGTGAAAATGTGCTGGTGTGTGTCccaccaaagaataaacaactagTATCTTCAAATCCACCTGAGGGAATATATGGAGAAATTAAGGAAAATCAACCAACAAAGCCAGGTATTTAA
- the LOC139483453 gene encoding micronuclear linker histone polyprotein-like, with translation MEAKTNRRRKKKVFRIPKKPRPPEDITEQTDKSQKLSAQEKLEKAKKLAASFRNAQTVVSSSKSDSNRSSTVSDTSSSKHKQSDKTPSKDKHTNTKDVPKQSDKTPSKDKHTNNKDVPKQSDKTPSKDKHSNNKYVPKQSDKTPSHAKHLNNKDVPKQSDKTPSKDKHSNDKYVPKQSDKKPSKDKHSNNKYVPKQSDMKPSKDKHSNNKDVPKQSDKTPSHAKHSNNKDVPKQSDMKPSKDKHSNNKDVPKLSDKTPSHDKHSNNKDVPKQSDKTPSHDKHSNKKDVSKQSDKKPSKDKHTKNKDVLKQSDKKPSNNKHSNTKDVPKKSDKKPSHDKHSNNKDVPKKSDKSPSHNKHSNNKDVFEQSDKKPSKDKHSNNKDVPKQSDKKPSHDKHSNNKDVPKKSDKKPSKEKHSNNKDVFKQSDKKASKDKHSNNKDVSKQSDKTPSHDKHSNNKDVPKQSDRKPSHDKHTNNKDVPKQSDKTPSKDKHSNNKDVPKQSDKKPSKDKHSNNKDVLKQSDKKPSKDKHTNNKNIPKQSDMKPSKDKHSNNKDVPKQSDKTPSHDKHSNDKDVPKQSDKTPSQNKHSNNKDVPNQSDKTPSHDKHSNNKDVPKQSDKKPSKDKHTNNKDVPKQSDKTPSKDKHTNNKDVLKQSDKKPSKDKHSNNKDVPKQSDMKPSKDKHSNNKDVPKQSDKTPSHDKHSNNKDVPKQSDKTPSHDKHSNNKDVPKQSDRKPSHDKHTNNKDVPKQSDKTPSHDKHSNNRDVPKQSDKTPSHDKHSKNKDVSKQSDKKPSKDKHTKNKDVLKQSDKKPSHDKHSNNKDVPKKSDKKPSHDKHSNNKDVPKKSDKKPSKDKHSNNKDVPKQSDKKPSKDKHSNNKDVPKQSDKTPSHDKHSNNKDVPKQTDKTPSKDKHTNNKDVSKRKKSETSKNEDDEKGKDFDFQKSSGHSSYTKYNDKYSDDRYSDQSSSEEKPVKSKKRSQHSSMNLNHVNDLLKVAEQKFQDPVKTEVIKKPKREEERLLTKREMASQTEFQEYIKNKKIKREAEIEERQTVDVKREKQISDSLKRKSTSNLMTKSASSSTNYVRQIPYSEKLMTKSSTPLPSSYKPSSSNKSDKSMSSPSILSKPFTKQFKLHSATHSQHNSDSNPAKKTKRKHIENEGISQTDEHRKISNGAKRSKYDDVRENMLVCEPPKNEKQASANSFDRICGEMRKNQPTNPGIEIY, from the coding sequence ATGGAAGCAAAGAcaaatagaagaagaaaaaagaaagttTTTAGAATTCCAAAGAAACCTCGTCCTCCAGAAGACATCACAGAACAAACAGATAAAAGTCAAAAGCTATCTGCACAGGAAAAACTTGAGAAAGCTAAAAAACTAGCTGCAAGTTTTCGAAACGCTCAAACTGTTGTATCCTCATCGAAGTCTGATTCCAATAGAAGTTCAACAGTAAGTGATACAAGTTCCTCAAAACATAAACAGTCTGACAAGACACcatcaaaagacaaacatacaaataccAAAGATGTTCCTAAACAGTCTGACAAGACACcatcaaaagacaaacatacaaataacaaAGATGTTCCTAAACAGTCTGACAAGACACCatcaaaagacaaacattcaaataacAAATATGTTCCTAAACAGTCTGACAAGACACCATCACATGCCAAACATTTAAATAACAAAGATGTTCCTAAACAGTCTGACAAGACACCatcaaaagacaaacattcaaatGACAAATATGTTCCTAAACAGTCTGACAAGAAACCatcaaaagacaaacattcaaataacAAATATGTTCCTAAACAGTCTGACATGAAACCatcaaaagacaaacattcaaataacAAAGATGTTCCTAAACAGTCTGACAAGACACCATCACATGCCAAACATTCAAATAACAAAGATGTTCCTAAACAGTCTGACATGAAACCatcaaaagacaaacattcaaataacAAAGATGTTCCTAAACTGTCTGACAAGACCCCATCACATGACAAACATTCAAATAACAAAGATGTTCCTAAACAGTCTGACAAGACACCATCACAtgacaaacattcaaataaaaaagatgtttcCAAACAGTCTGACAAGAAACCATCAAAAGATAAACATACAAAAAACAAAGATGTTCTTAAACAGTCTGACAAGAAACCATCAAATAACAAACATTCAAATACCAAAGATGTTCCTAAAAAGTCTGACAAGAAACCATCACATGACAAACATTCAAATAACAAAGATGTTCCTAAAAAGTCTGACAAGTCACCATCACATAACAAACATTCAAATAACAAAGATGTTTTTGAACAGTCTGACAAGAAACCatcaaaagacaaacattcaaataacAAAGATGTTCCTAAACAGTCTGACAAGAAACCATCACATGACAAACATTCAAATAACAAAGATGTTCCTAAAAAGTCTGACAAGAAACcatcaaaagaaaaacattcaaataacAAAGATGTTTTTAAACAGTCTGACAAGAAAGCatcaaaagacaaacattcaaataacAAAGATGTTTCTAAACAGTCTGACAAGACACCATCACATGACAAACATTCAAATAACAAAGATGTTCCTAAACAGTCTGACAGGAAACCATCACatgacaaacatacaaataacaaAGATGTTCCTAAACAGTCTGACAAGACACCatcaaaagacaaacattcaaataacAAAGATGTTCCTAAACAGTCTGACAAGAAACCatcaaaagacaaacattcaaataacAAAGATGTTCTTAAACAGTCTGACAAGAAACcatcaaaagacaaacatacaaataacaaaaatattcctaAACAGTCTGACATGAAACCatcaaaagacaaacattcaaataacAAAGATGTTCCTAAACAGTCTGACAAGACACCATCACATGACAAACATTCAAATGACAAAGATGTTCCTAAACAGTCTGACAAGACACCATCAcaaaacaaacattcaaataacAAAGATGTTCCTAATCAGTCTGACAAGACACCATCACATGACAAACATTCAAATAACAAAGATGTTCCTAAACAGTCTGACAAGAAACcatcaaaagacaaacatacaaataacaaAGATGTTCCTAAACAGTCTGACAAGACACcatcaaaagacaaacatacaaataacaaAGATGTTCTTAAACAGTCTGACAAGAAACCATCGaaagacaaacattcaaataacAAAGATGTTCCTAAACAGTCTGACATGAAACCatcaaaagacaaacattcaaataacAAAGATGTTCCTAAACAGTCTGACAAGACCCCATCACATGACAAACATTCAAATAACAAAGATGTTCCTAAACAGTCTGACAAGACACCATCACATGACAAACATTCAAATAACAAAGATGTTCCTAAACAGTCTGACAGGAAACCATCACatgacaaacatacaaataacaaAGATGTTCCTAAACAGTCTGACAAGACACCATCACATGACAAACATTCAAATAACAGAGATGTTCCTAAACAGTCTGACAAGACACCATCACATGACAAACATTCAAAAAACAAAGATGTTTCTAAACAGTCTGACAAGAAACCATCAAAAGATAAACATACAAAAAACAAAGATGTTCTTAAACAGTCTGACAAGAAACCATCACATGACAAACATTCAAATAACAAAGATGTTCCTAAAAAGTCTGACAAGAAACCATCACATGACAAACATTCAAATAACAAAGATGTTCCTAAAAAGTCTGACAAGAAACCatcaaaagacaaacattcaaataacAAAGATGTTCCTAAACAGTCTGACAAGAAACCatcaaaagacaaacattcaaataacAAAGATGTTCCTAAACAGTCTGACAAGACACCATCACATGACAAACATTCAAATAACAAAGATGTTCCTAAACAGACTGACAAGACACcatcaaaagacaaacatacaaataacaaagatgtatcaaagagaaaaaaatctgaaacttCTAAAAATGAAGATGATGAAAAAGGGAAAGATTTTGATTTTCAGAAATCTTCTGGACATTCCAGTTATACTAAATACAATGATAAATATAGTGATGATAGGTATTCAGACCAATCTTCAAGTGAGGAGAAACCTGTTAAGTCGAAAAAACGTTCACAACATTCATCAATGAATCTGAATCATGTAAATGATTTGTTGAAAGTTGCTGAACAAAAATTCCAAGATCCTGTCAAAACTGAAGTAATTAAAAAACCCAAAAGAGAAGAGGAACGATTATTAACTAAAAGGGAGATGGCGTCTCAAACAGAATttcaagaatatataaaaaataagaaaataaaaagagagGCTGAAATTGAAGAGAGACAAACTGTGGATGTTAAAAGAGAAAAGCAAATCTCTGATTCATTAAAAAGGAAATCCACTTCAAATTTGATGACAAAATCAGCAAGTTCTTCAACAAATTATGTTAGACAAATTCCTTATTCAGAAAAATTAATGACTAAATCTTCAACGCCTTTGCCTAGTTCATATAAACCGTCATCAAGTAACAAGTCAGATAAATCAATGTCATCTCCTTCAATTCTCTCAAAACCTTTTACAAAACAGTTCAAACTACACTCAGCAACACATTCCCAACACAATTCCGACTCCAATCCAGCAAAGAAAACAAAACGGAAACATATAGAAAACGAAGGAATTTCCCAAACAGATGAGCATCGGAAGATATCAAATGGTGCTAAAAGAAGTAAATATGATGATGTACGTGAAAATATGCTGGTGTGTGAACCACCAAAGAATGAAAAACAAGCATCTGCCAATTCATTTGATAGAATATGTGGAGAAATGCGGAAAAATCAACCAACAAATCCAggtattgaaatatattaa